Proteins co-encoded in one Elusimicrobiota bacterium genomic window:
- a CDS encoding nickel-dependent hydrogenase large subunit, which yields MSEEKKCFIPIGPYHPLQEEPEFFRLQVDGEKVIGIDIELGYVHRGIEKISEGKHFDQGIFAVERICGICSTSHPFAYVNAVEDLADIEIPERAKYIRSIIGELERVHSHLLWLGLAGHFMGYNTLWMWSWKYREPVLDIFERISGNRQHYGMMKIGGVRRDIENDDIPWILRTLDSLLGPIDMFKGALLDDPVIHARTKSVGVLTAQ from the coding sequence ATGAGTGAAGAAAAAAAATGTTTCATACCTATAGGGCCGTATCACCCGCTTCAGGAAGAACCTGAGTTTTTCAGGCTTCAAGTTGATGGGGAAAAAGTGATTGGCATTGATATTGAGCTTGGCTACGTCCATAGAGGAATTGAAAAAATATCTGAGGGAAAACATTTTGATCAGGGAATATTTGCCGTAGAACGTATCTGCGGGATATGTTCCACATCGCATCCGTTTGCTTATGTAAATGCAGTTGAGGACCTGGCAGATATTGAAATTCCTGAAAGGGCGAAATACATAAGAAGCATTATCGGAGAACTTGAGCGGGTTCATTCGCATCTTTTGTGGCTAGGACTCGCAGGCCATTTTATGGGATATAACACTCTTTGGATGTGGTCTTGGAAATACCGCGAGCCTGTATTAGATATTTTTGAAAGAATCTCGGGAAACAGACAGCATTACGGTATGATGAAAATCGGCGGTGTAAGACGCGATATTGAAAATGACGATATTCCTTGGATACTAAGAACTTTAGATTCTCTCTTAGGCCCTATAGATATGTTCAAAGGCGCTCTGCTGGATGATCCGGTAATACATGCTAGAACAAAAAGTGTTGGAGTTTTGACTGCGCAGG